Proteins found in one Terribacillus sp. DMT04 genomic segment:
- a CDS encoding class I SAM-dependent methyltransferase, producing the protein MANKTTDVSAAEVVELLEIEGGEKVIIFGAGNGDLVIPIAHKTKDRVTALEEDESLLEKLALRAEEETLSNIDRMPSGLGRLNFPDASFQRGLAAFVLDNTDNLELAAKEIYRVTIEKGIFLALGYSKDQSADLVADKLQGAGFEVTNGQLHEEVYYVKAYKA; encoded by the coding sequence ATGGCAAATAAAACAACGGATGTTTCGGCGGCTGAAGTAGTAGAGCTACTCGAAATAGAGGGCGGCGAGAAAGTAATCATCTTTGGTGCTGGAAACGGTGACTTGGTTATTCCTATTGCACACAAAACGAAGGACCGTGTGACAGCACTTGAGGAAGACGAGAGCTTATTAGAAAAGCTGGCACTTCGAGCTGAAGAAGAAACACTTTCAAACATTGACAGAATGCCAAGCGGATTAGGAAGACTCAATTTTCCTGATGCTTCCTTTCAGCGCGGTTTAGCAGCATTTGTCTTAGATAATACAGACAATCTGGAATTAGCAGCTAAAGAAATTTATCGGGTGACGATTGAGAAAGGTATTTTTCTGGCGTTAGGCTACAGCAAAGATCAAAGTGCTGACTTGGTAGCCGATAAATTGCAAGGAGCAGGCTTTGAAGTTACCAACGGACAGCTGCATGAGGAAGTGTATTACGTAAAAGCATATAAAGCATAA
- the thiT gene encoding energy-coupled thiamine transporter ThiT has translation MQSRSKVLFLVEVAIFAALAVVLDLFSFKAWAQGGSISLQMVPIFLMAFRWGWKGGLVTGLVVGLLQLVTGPYIIHVVQGFLDYPAAFTLVGFAAVTSGLAQKAARQNNRFKLALLLIAGTLIGSVGRFAAHFVGGMVFFGSAAAPGQSVWVYSLIYNGSYLLPSFIASMAVIIILVFAQPKLILPK, from the coding sequence ATGCAATCAAGAAGCAAGGTTTTATTTTTAGTTGAAGTGGCGATTTTTGCTGCGCTAGCTGTTGTTTTGGACTTATTTTCATTTAAAGCATGGGCCCAGGGAGGAAGTATTTCCTTACAGATGGTGCCAATATTTCTCATGGCTTTCCGCTGGGGCTGGAAAGGCGGTCTTGTAACTGGATTAGTTGTAGGATTGCTCCAACTTGTTACAGGACCTTATATCATACATGTTGTCCAAGGATTTCTAGATTATCCGGCCGCCTTTACTTTAGTGGGGTTCGCTGCGGTAACATCTGGATTGGCACAAAAAGCAGCAAGGCAGAACAATCGATTTAAGCTCGCTTTGCTTCTTATCGCCGGAACATTAATTGGTAGCGTTGGACGCTTTGCTGCTCATTTTGTGGGAGGCATGGTTTTCTTTGGCAGTGCAGCAGCACCTGGGCAGTCAGTATGGGTTTATTCATTAATCTACAATGGCTCTTATTTATTACCTAGTTTTATCGCTAGTATGGCAGTTATTATTATTTTAGTGTTCGCTCAGCCCAAACTTATTCTTCCAAAGTGA
- a CDS encoding ABC transporter ATP-binding protein, whose translation MLKLTHIKKSFQGKLVLKDITFRMAQGESIVMLGANGAGKSTLLKIIMKMLREDGGKIEWSLKKPRISYVPQSPSMIGNLTVWQFASYLLALHGRKEKTLEALGKAGLEAQKKEIAENLSTGQMKRLLFQLAVLAKPELLIMDEPTAGMDLEAKRQFYRQLAAMRQTGMSFIVTTHILSEAEQLADRLLYLDGGMIKKDRPIYEIKQDQQTISFSAGREYNLLLSSLGYHYQDGIYRKLTKKAEEEIKVLLNAAVPLKQLEVTSNSLETYVEELEGEETSEHKTVHRRSTWQKRKHTYKKTQLLCGTVFFVSLGHLA comes from the coding sequence ATGCTGAAGCTGACTCACATTAAGAAATCCTTTCAAGGAAAATTAGTACTGAAAGATATTACATTCCGAATGGCGCAGGGGGAAAGCATCGTCATGCTGGGAGCAAATGGAGCAGGCAAATCTACTTTATTGAAGATTATTATGAAGATGTTAAGGGAGGATGGCGGAAAAATAGAATGGTCGCTGAAGAAGCCGCGAATCAGTTATGTACCTCAGTCGCCTTCCATGATTGGCAATCTAACTGTCTGGCAGTTTGCTTCTTATCTACTAGCGCTGCATGGGAGAAAGGAAAAAACCCTTGAAGCGCTGGGGAAAGCGGGGCTGGAAGCGCAGAAAAAAGAAATTGCAGAAAACTTGAGTACTGGACAGATGAAGCGGTTATTGTTCCAGCTTGCTGTTTTAGCGAAACCAGAATTATTGATTATGGATGAACCTACAGCTGGAATGGATTTAGAAGCAAAGCGGCAGTTTTACCGCCAATTGGCTGCTATGCGTCAAACAGGGATGAGCTTTATTGTAACAACGCATATTCTTTCAGAGGCCGAGCAGCTTGCAGATCGACTGTTGTATCTGGATGGAGGCATGATTAAGAAGGATCGTCCAATTTATGAGATTAAACAAGACCAACAAACGATATCTTTTTCTGCTGGCAGAGAATATAACCTTCTGCTGTCCTCCTTAGGATATCACTACCAAGATGGAATCTATCGGAAATTAACGAAAAAAGCAGAAGAGGAGATAAAAGTACTGCTAAATGCTGCTGTTCCATTAAAACAGCTTGAAGTGACAAGTAATTCGTTAGAAACATATGTTGAAGAACTGGAAGGAGAGGAAACATCGGAGCACAAAACCGTTCACAGGCGGTCTACCTGGCAAAAGAGAAAGCATACATATAAAAAAACACAGCTCCTGTGCGGAACTGTGTTTTTTGTTAGTCTCGGGCATCTAGCATAG
- a CDS encoding peptide MFS transporter: protein MDTPATIPQGKKHPKGLYLLFFTEMWERYSYYGMRAVLMLYLTATVISGGLGMDTQTAALIYGFYTGIVYFTPIIGGWLTDRFIGLRTAITIGGILMAIGDFSLFLFNTQAGLYVGMLFLIIGNGFFKPNISTHVGELYEPLDKRKDAAFTIFYMGINIGAFFSPLVAGFLAEDLFHTVDASGIEHFGFKWAFLASSIGMIIGQVIFNSLSKRYLGDIGTKPARKVASVNGGTPAKLTKADKKRTVAVLILACFVIFFWAGFEQAGTSLTLYTRDFIDRTIGSYEVPVSWFQSLNPVFIVILAPILSGIWLKLSRTKRGDINTTTKMSMGMVLLGIGFIILVPAVLFTGSNEADITQKANILFIVFTYLFHTLGELCLSPVGLSMISKVAPIKIASLLMGIWMAATGISNIIAGQLAALTESLGYLEIFSAIGIVTIIVGIILLTVSKKLQTMLDARD from the coding sequence ATGGATACACCAGCTACAATCCCACAAGGGAAGAAGCATCCAAAGGGATTGTATCTTCTCTTCTTCACTGAGATGTGGGAAAGATATAGCTATTATGGTATGCGTGCTGTACTAATGCTGTATCTGACTGCCACAGTAATAAGTGGCGGATTAGGAATGGATACTCAAACCGCAGCGCTTATATATGGTTTTTATACTGGTATTGTATACTTCACCCCTATTATTGGCGGTTGGCTTACAGACAGGTTTATTGGACTGCGAACTGCAATTACAATTGGCGGTATTCTAATGGCTATTGGTGATTTCAGTTTATTCCTTTTCAATACACAAGCAGGGCTTTATGTCGGAATGCTGTTCTTGATTATCGGTAACGGATTTTTCAAACCGAACATTTCGACACATGTCGGTGAATTATATGAGCCGCTTGATAAACGAAAAGATGCTGCCTTCACAATTTTTTATATGGGAATTAATATTGGAGCATTCTTCTCTCCACTTGTAGCAGGTTTCTTAGCAGAAGATCTTTTCCACACCGTAGATGCATCAGGAATTGAACATTTCGGTTTTAAATGGGCATTCCTAGCATCATCAATCGGAATGATTATCGGACAGGTTATTTTTAACTCTTTAAGCAAACGATATCTAGGCGATATTGGGACAAAACCTGCAAGAAAAGTTGCAAGTGTGAATGGCGGGACTCCTGCTAAACTAACAAAAGCGGATAAGAAACGAACAGTAGCTGTATTAATTCTTGCTTGTTTCGTTATCTTTTTCTGGGCTGGTTTTGAACAAGCTGGGACATCCCTAACGCTTTATACACGAGACTTTATCGATCGAACGATTGGAAGCTATGAAGTGCCTGTATCTTGGTTCCAATCACTGAACCCTGTATTCATTGTAATTCTGGCGCCAATTCTTTCAGGTATATGGTTAAAACTAAGTCGAACAAAACGCGGAGACATCAATACTACTACTAAAATGTCTATGGGAATGGTACTACTAGGAATTGGTTTTATAATCTTAGTACCAGCAGTATTATTTACTGGCAGCAATGAAGCTGACATTACCCAAAAAGCGAACATCTTGTTCATTGTATTTACTTATCTCTTCCATACGCTCGGCGAATTATGTCTATCACCAGTCGGGTTGTCAATGATAAGTAAAGTTGCGCCTATTAAAATAGCTTCCCTATTAATGGGTATCTGGATGGCTGCAACAGGAATCTCAAATATCATTGCTGGTCAACTAGCAGCTTTAACAGAATCACTCGGCTATCTTGAAATTTTTAGTGCGATTGGTATTGTGACTATTATAGTAGGTATCATTCTGCTAACAGTATCCAAGAAACTGCAAACTATGCTAGATGCCCGAGACTAA
- a CDS encoding general stress protein has protein sequence MKPYLREYANDEKLQEDIQLLSTKGVSKDNIYVLSHDDDRTKRVSSKVDANTIGLSEMDAKSAVGSLFSKQGDELRAKLKDIGFSQEEAEDFEEDLDEGKIFLIVTETENVEGLLI, from the coding sequence ATGAAACCATATTTAAGAGAATACGCAAACGATGAAAAACTGCAAGAAGACATTCAGCTGCTTAGCACAAAAGGCGTTAGTAAAGATAATATCTACGTTCTGTCACATGATGATGATCGCACAAAACGCGTATCAAGCAAAGTAGATGCGAATACAATCGGTCTTTCCGAGATGGATGCAAAAAGTGCAGTAGGCAGCTTGTTCAGTAAACAAGGTGATGAACTTCGCGCAAAACTAAAAGATATCGGCTTCTCCCAAGAAGAAGCGGAAGATTTTGAAGAAGACTTGGATGAAGGAAAGATTTTCCTTATCGTCACAGAAACTGAAAACGTGGAAGGCTTGCTTATCTAA